In Nostoc sphaeroides, the genomic window TTAATTGTTACACCACTAGCAGGTTGACTCACACCTGGAATTGCAGGAGCATCTACTAACGTTGCCGTTACAATTCTGCTTTCTGTGGACTTCAAGAATTGAGACTGTTGTAGACTCAATAAAAAATCATTGACATCGTTAAAAGAACGAGCCAATCCGGTAATTTCTAATCCCCCGGCGGGATTGCTTACTGGCTTCCCTTCCTCTGCCGGAATGGGTGGGGTTTGCCTGATGGTCTTAATTTGCACTGCTGCTGGAATGCGATCGCGCAAATCTTGCAGCATTGCTGACCAAGGTCGAATTTGGTCAAATACAGTGACTAAAGCTTGGGTTTCCCCTTTAATCGCCTTCGTCTCGTCTCTGATTTTATTAATATTTCCGATTTCTGTATCTAACTTCTTGCTTTCTTGGTCTAGT contains:
- a CDS encoding PilN domain-containing protein, coding for MYSLDVNFLKDRPEYQKKPERKGRISLKFPTGDLTLLYVGVAVGVGLPALLGLGWWLLQGKIVELNGQISQLDQESKKLDTEIGNINKIRDETKAIKGETQALVTVFDQIRPWSAMLQDLRDRIPAAVQIKTIRQTPPIPAEEGKPVSNPAGGLEITGLARSFNDVNDFLLSLQQSQFLKSTESRIVTATLVDAPAIPGVSQPASGVTIKPPQVVEYTIQSSMNDVPASELIRELEKKGTVGLVTRIRTMQQTGVILK